One Rubripirellula amarantea DNA segment encodes these proteins:
- the pepF gene encoding oligoendopeptidase F, which translates to MSTATATLPSRKEVSPADCWDLSSLYADDQAWEQDFKRLDSLIPTFETFRGKLGESAATLAKALNFDNDFDKVAEKLGTYAFLKTTEDQGDSHYQGMKSRYQNLAVRAGQAASYMRPELLAIDQAKMDELISDPAVEPYQLQLERLVRYRPHTLTDNEERLLAMQGEMAAAAGNAFRQLNDADLKFGEITDHKDRKLELSHATFGQLLISPDRKVRRGAFHQYYQAFAAHENTFAATLCGSVQRDVYYAKARNYTSSLEASLFPDNVPVAVYDNLISAVRESLPSVHHYLDVRRRKMGLKDIHHYDTYVPILSDIEKHHSWDQAVDVVLESLQPLGDEYLATLETGLRGRWADRYPNRGKQSGAFSCGSYAADPYILMNYKPEVLNDVFTLTHEAGHSMHSWYSSNHQPFQYYNYTIFVAEVASTFNEQLLTEYLVKNAADDKERAYLINNELDSIRATVVRQTMFAEFEKKTHEMAEAGEPLTVDSFKAAYRELLEAYFGPDFVIDKELELECFRIPHFYRAFYVYKYATGLSAAVALSRRVLEGGPSELADYLSFLKGGCSKDPLDLLRDAGVDMTKPEPVATTLKRFATLTQELDSLL; encoded by the coding sequence ATGAGCACCGCGACCGCTACCCTTCCAAGTCGAAAAGAAGTCAGTCCCGCGGACTGCTGGGACCTTTCAAGCCTGTATGCCGATGACCAAGCATGGGAGCAAGACTTTAAGAGACTCGACTCGCTGATCCCGACGTTCGAGACGTTTCGCGGCAAGCTTGGCGAATCTGCGGCGACGCTTGCGAAAGCTCTGAACTTTGACAACGACTTTGATAAGGTTGCCGAGAAGCTCGGGACTTATGCGTTCTTGAAGACCACCGAAGATCAAGGTGATAGTCACTACCAGGGAATGAAGTCACGCTATCAGAACTTGGCCGTTAGAGCGGGGCAGGCGGCTTCGTACATGCGTCCAGAGTTGCTGGCGATCGATCAGGCCAAAATGGATGAATTGATCAGCGATCCTGCTGTCGAACCTTATCAATTGCAACTCGAACGGCTCGTTCGCTATCGACCGCACACGCTTACCGACAACGAAGAGCGACTGCTCGCCATGCAAGGTGAAATGGCGGCGGCGGCTGGCAATGCGTTTCGTCAACTCAATGATGCGGACTTAAAGTTCGGTGAAATCACTGACCATAAAGACCGCAAATTGGAACTTTCGCATGCCACGTTCGGACAGTTGCTGATTAGTCCTGACCGAAAAGTTCGTCGAGGTGCCTTTCACCAGTATTACCAAGCCTTTGCCGCTCATGAGAACACGTTTGCCGCCACGCTGTGCGGAAGTGTTCAGCGAGACGTCTACTACGCGAAAGCTCGTAACTACACGAGTTCTCTTGAGGCGTCGCTGTTCCCCGATAACGTCCCGGTCGCCGTTTACGACAATTTGATTTCCGCAGTACGTGAATCACTGCCAAGCGTTCATCACTATCTCGATGTTCGGCGCCGCAAAATGGGGTTGAAGGACATTCATCACTATGACACGTATGTTCCGATTCTTTCGGACATCGAAAAGCATCACTCGTGGGATCAAGCTGTTGATGTGGTGCTTGAATCTCTGCAACCTTTAGGTGACGAGTATTTGGCAACGCTCGAAACGGGGCTGCGGGGTCGTTGGGCAGATAGGTATCCCAACCGTGGGAAACAAAGCGGAGCTTTCAGTTGTGGATCGTACGCTGCCGACCCTTACATCCTGATGAACTACAAACCGGAAGTGCTCAACGATGTTTTCACGCTGACGCACGAAGCCGGTCACTCGATGCACAGTTGGTATTCCTCTAATCACCAGCCGTTCCAGTACTACAACTACACGATCTTTGTCGCCGAAGTTGCCAGTACCTTCAATGAGCAATTGCTGACCGAATACCTCGTTAAGAACGCGGCTGACGATAAAGAACGCGCCTATTTGATTAACAACGAACTCGACAGCATTCGAGCTACGGTTGTTCGCCAAACGATGTTTGCCGAGTTTGAAAAGAAGACTCACGAGATGGCGGAAGCCGGCGAACCGCTTACCGTCGATTCTTTCAAAGCGGCCTATCGCGAACTGCTCGAAGCTTACTTTGGTCCCGATTTTGTGATTGACAAGGAATTGGAACTCGAGTGCTTCCGAATTCCGCATTTCTATCGAGCCTTCTACGTTTACAAGTATGCAACCGGCCTGAGTGCCGCGGTCGCGCTTTCACGGCGTGTTCTTGAAGGGGGACCCAGCGAGTTAGCGGACTACTTGTCGTTCTTGAAAGGCGGTTGCAGCAAGGATCCGCTCGACTTGCTTCGTGATGCTGGTGTCGACATGACGAAGCCGGAGCCGGTCGCTACCACATTGAAAAGGTTCGCAACGTTAACGCAAGAGCTTGATTCGTTGTTGTGA
- a CDS encoding recombinase family protein codes for MLIISWMFATASLCAPIGCSNRAHSDLYQQRMASEIRVLEDQLYDADFQNRKLQDKLQRYEQHAEATRIPTPSDVGLKPRHQHPPTSNRLLDTKPLPIEAGVPVPVPDLHANEPLTDEPMGASSEPTLDHGFEDSEPSGELDIPNFDMGEPFDPNAGDNGAESNEGEDEDSFETLPPPRRKPLIDPTVDPTDSDFKDDAFTPPSTKLADPKPAVPSGQTPKNEPFTPPPLQPAPGGPMPPGEKDLKVDPIIPGEVTPPPPSGELEDPPGRILLPTGVTNPTGVPDRLRIHPSLSVGHRDGTMLDGATIVVAALDRLGRNVDLSQFDIEANLSVVVLDPTRDSSEARLGRWDFTPQQVAAMIAEDSTVGLEIPLSWTGKLPQSDKIIVHVRLRSDQDEMRCDAKLDLRERTAAATWSPRGE; via the coding sequence ATGTTGATCATCTCTTGGATGTTCGCGACTGCTTCCCTTTGCGCGCCGATTGGCTGCAGCAATCGGGCACACAGCGATCTTTACCAGCAACGCATGGCTAGCGAAATTCGCGTGCTGGAAGACCAGCTCTACGACGCCGATTTTCAAAACCGAAAACTGCAAGATAAGCTGCAACGCTATGAGCAGCATGCGGAAGCCACTCGGATTCCAACGCCAAGCGACGTGGGGCTAAAGCCGCGACACCAGCATCCACCAACATCGAATCGCTTACTCGATACCAAGCCACTTCCGATTGAAGCCGGAGTTCCGGTTCCTGTTCCTGACTTGCATGCCAACGAACCACTCACTGATGAGCCCATGGGAGCATCAAGTGAGCCAACCCTTGATCATGGTTTTGAAGATTCAGAGCCCAGCGGTGAACTTGATATTCCCAATTTCGACATGGGTGAACCCTTTGATCCAAACGCGGGTGATAACGGTGCAGAGTCGAATGAAGGCGAAGACGAAGATAGTTTCGAAACGTTACCGCCACCAAGACGCAAGCCCCTGATCGATCCTACCGTCGATCCTACCGATTCGGACTTCAAGGACGATGCCTTCACTCCGCCATCGACAAAGCTTGCCGATCCCAAGCCTGCGGTTCCATCAGGCCAAACGCCTAAGAACGAGCCTTTCACTCCGCCCCCGTTGCAGCCTGCACCTGGCGGACCGATGCCTCCTGGCGAAAAGGACTTGAAAGTCGATCCAATCATTCCTGGGGAAGTCACACCACCGCCACCGAGCGGCGAACTTGAAGATCCGCCTGGCCGAATTTTGCTTCCGACCGGAGTAACTAATCCTACGGGTGTCCCAGATCGGTTGCGAATCCACCCTTCACTTTCAGTGGGCCATCGCGATGGTACCATGCTCGATGGCGCGACCATTGTTGTGGCGGCCCTTGATCGGTTAGGCCGAAATGTTGACTTGTCTCAATTTGACATTGAAGCCAACCTAAGTGTTGTCGTGCTAGACCCCACACGAGATTCAAGTGAAGCTCGCCTTGGCCGCTGGGATTTTACGCCCCAGCAAGTCGCTGCGATGATAGCCGAGGATTCGACGGTCGGATTGGAAATCCCGCTAAGCTGGACTGGCAAGCTACCGCAATCCGACAAAATCATCGTGCATGTCCGGTTGCGAAGTGATCAGGATGAAATGCGATGTGACGCAAAACTCGATTTGCGTGAACGAACCGCGGCGGCGACCTGGTCACCTCGTGGCGAGTAA
- the hemW gene encoding radical SAM family heme chaperone HemW has translation MTNDQEPPGGWPVPRSAYIHVPFCRHRCGYCNFSVVAGRDDLIARFIAAIDRELSLLNRPQIDTLFIGGGTPTHLDAPELDRFLGLLAERFELSEKIEWSVEANPEDIDANKLDVLVRHGVNRMSLGVQSFNADKLAVLERGHSGVSATEAIKMVASRIKNVSLDLIFAAPEETLEVWQDDLETALELPIEHLSTYALTFEKGTSFWKRREAGQLHSHKEDLEIEMYQLSRQMTAGAGLAHYEISSFARVGSRCRHNMAYWDGRGWFAAGPGAARFVGGRREVNHRSTTTYLKKMEADHTVVAEVDELSPTQYARERLAFGARMIDGIDIDEVSQSCGVDLHTLCKEEFQRIEESGWATIANSHLKLTDEGILFADAVARELLG, from the coding sequence ATGACGAACGATCAGGAACCTCCCGGCGGCTGGCCTGTTCCTCGATCAGCCTACATTCATGTGCCCTTTTGTCGGCATCGTTGTGGATACTGCAATTTCAGTGTCGTGGCCGGTCGTGACGATCTTATCGCAAGGTTCATCGCGGCGATCGATCGTGAACTAAGCCTGCTAAATCGCCCTCAAATCGATACTTTGTTCATCGGTGGCGGAACGCCGACGCACTTGGATGCACCTGAGTTAGACCGCTTCTTAGGTTTGTTAGCAGAGCGATTTGAACTGTCTGAAAAGATTGAATGGTCTGTGGAGGCGAATCCAGAAGACATCGACGCCAACAAACTAGACGTGCTTGTTCGGCATGGCGTTAACCGAATGAGTCTGGGAGTACAGTCCTTCAATGCAGACAAGTTGGCGGTCTTGGAACGCGGGCACAGCGGTGTGTCGGCTACCGAGGCAATCAAAATGGTGGCTAGCCGAATCAAGAATGTATCCTTGGACCTTATCTTTGCCGCGCCCGAGGAAACGCTTGAGGTGTGGCAGGACGACTTAGAGACGGCACTCGAGTTGCCGATCGAACATCTTTCAACGTATGCGTTAACGTTCGAGAAAGGCACCTCGTTTTGGAAACGGCGTGAAGCCGGCCAACTGCATTCGCACAAAGAGGATCTTGAAATCGAAATGTATCAGCTCTCGCGTCAAATGACGGCCGGCGCGGGACTGGCTCACTACGAAATTTCCAGCTTCGCTCGCGTTGGCTCTCGATGCCGCCACAACATGGCCTACTGGGATGGACGTGGTTGGTTTGCTGCGGGGCCCGGTGCCGCTCGTTTTGTCGGAGGTCGCCGCGAGGTCAATCATCGCAGCACGACAACGTACCTGAAGAAAATGGAAGCCGATCATACTGTTGTTGCTGAGGTTGATGAACTTTCACCGACCCAATATGCCCGCGAACGTTTGGCGTTCGGTGCTCGCATGATTGACGGCATCGATATCGACGAAGTTTCACAGAGCTGCGGAGTCGACCTGCACACGTTGTGCAAGGAAGAATTTCAGCGCATTGAAGAGTCCGGTTGGGCAACGATTGCCAACTCGCACTTGAAGCTTACCGATGAAGGCATTCTTTTTGCCGACGCGGTTGCTCGCGAATTATTGGGTTGA
- a CDS encoding MBL fold metallo-hydrolase, with protein sequence MVENVPLLKHAHDGLTIEGYSRAAVQTCWRINELKVLFDCGVQPWDFMGTSTMFISHSHLDHIAALPAYVSRRRMMKMDPPVIYLPDSAVDTAWDMLQMFRKLDRGAMPCELVGLMPGDKHDLSREYVVTALPTVHTIDSLGFVIHQRRHKLKPEFQGLQGSEIRDLKLSGTEVTEETQIPVVAYTGDTNPKGLDQNPVFFESKILISEMTFVAPEHRTDKIHKHGHTHIDDFRKRADRFENELVIAAHLSTRYNDAQVKRFVNKGLPDQLGGKLKLWV encoded by the coding sequence ATGGTTGAGAACGTTCCCCTGTTGAAACACGCCCATGATGGCTTGACCATCGAGGGATACTCGCGCGCCGCGGTGCAAACCTGTTGGCGTATCAACGAACTAAAGGTTCTGTTTGATTGCGGGGTTCAGCCTTGGGACTTTATGGGCACCTCGACGATGTTCATCAGTCACTCGCACCTCGATCACATTGCCGCGCTGCCGGCGTACGTTTCTCGTCGACGTATGATGAAGATGGATCCACCGGTGATTTATCTGCCTGACTCTGCGGTCGATACAGCCTGGGACATGCTGCAAATGTTTCGCAAGCTCGATCGAGGCGCGATGCCTTGTGAATTGGTGGGTTTGATGCCGGGCGATAAGCACGACCTCAGTCGCGAATATGTCGTGACGGCGTTGCCGACCGTTCACACGATCGATTCGCTTGGATTCGTCATCCATCAGCGTCGACATAAGCTCAAGCCCGAGTTCCAAGGACTGCAGGGCAGTGAGATTCGTGATTTGAAACTTTCAGGCACCGAAGTTACCGAAGAAACTCAGATTCCTGTTGTTGCTTACACCGGGGACACGAACCCGAAAGGCCTCGACCAGAATCCCGTGTTCTTTGAGTCAAAGATCCTGATTAGCGAAATGACCTTCGTGGCACCCGAACATCGAACCGACAAAATCCACAAGCACGGTCACACGCACATCGATGACTTTCGCAAACGAGCCGATCGGTTCGAGAACGAACTCGTGATCGCCGCTCATTTGAGCACCCGATACAATGATGCTCAGGTCAAACGGTTCGTCAACAAAGGCTTACCTGACCAACTGGGCGGTAAATTGAAATTGTGGGTTTGA
- a CDS encoding segregation and condensation protein A produces the protein MSFRIELPAYRGPLDLLLYLVRRHEVNLTEMSLSKIVDQYLGYIELLQEMDLGEVGDFIDLASTLVEIKSQAVLPKIEEETDEETIEDPQSELVERLLEYKEIRDAAAILDEMGTRWQSRYERMSDDLPSRRVDPGDQPIVDLEIWDLVSAFGRIMLESGGPPQTEVIYDDTPIHIYMQRIHDRLRQHDRLPLFDLVEGGIHKSAVIGWFLATLELTRHHGAAVEEGDGGDIYVVRTANYSESLDVNEVDNYGAEEFKAVNMPGTPR, from the coding sequence ATGTCCTTTCGCATCGAGCTACCAGCCTACCGAGGCCCCCTGGACCTGCTGCTTTACCTCGTCCGCCGACACGAGGTCAATCTGACGGAAATGTCGCTTTCGAAGATTGTGGACCAGTATCTCGGTTACATCGAGCTCCTGCAGGAAATGGATCTGGGTGAGGTGGGCGACTTCATCGACTTGGCGAGCACATTGGTTGAGATCAAGAGCCAAGCGGTCTTGCCAAAAATCGAAGAAGAGACGGACGAAGAAACGATCGAGGATCCGCAGTCCGAACTTGTGGAGCGATTGTTGGAGTACAAGGAAATTCGAGACGCAGCGGCTATCCTGGACGAAATGGGCACCCGTTGGCAATCTCGTTACGAGCGGATGAGCGATGACTTGCCTTCGCGACGAGTGGACCCGGGTGATCAGCCGATCGTGGATCTCGAAATCTGGGATTTGGTCAGTGCGTTCGGTCGCATCATGCTTGAGTCAGGTGGTCCACCGCAGACCGAAGTGATTTATGACGATACGCCGATTCATATCTACATGCAGCGAATCCATGACCGGCTTCGTCAACACGATCGGCTTCCGCTCTTCGATTTGGTGGAAGGTGGTATCCATAAATCCGCTGTGATTGGATGGTTCTTGGCCACGTTGGAATTGACTCGTCACCATGGTGCAGCGGTCGAAGAGGGCGACGGCGGCGATATTTATGTCGTCAGGACGGCGAACTACAGCGAGTCGCTGGATGTCAACGAAGTGGACAATTACGGTGCGGAAGAGTTCAAGGCGGTCAACATGCCGGGAACTCCACGCTAA
- the ilvN gene encoding acetolactate synthase small subunit, translating into MSNPNQRHVISALVQNVPGVLAHISGMLASRGFNIDSLAVGETENPHLSRMTFVVVGDDRVLEQVGKQLEKIVTVVKVLDVSSRDYVERDLLLMKVKAPAGNARSEVRELVDIFRGRIVDVGPDEIMVEISGRENKVQAFIERMRPYGISELVRTGRIAMVRSASSELTRASDNAASRAAS; encoded by the coding sequence ATGTCCAATCCCAACCAGCGACACGTTATTTCTGCACTGGTGCAGAACGTGCCCGGCGTGCTTGCCCATATCTCGGGCATGCTCGCTTCTCGCGGTTTCAATATCGACTCATTAGCAGTCGGTGAAACCGAAAACCCTCATTTGTCGCGGATGACGTTCGTCGTCGTCGGCGATGACCGCGTCTTGGAACAAGTCGGCAAGCAGCTCGAAAAGATCGTCACCGTCGTCAAGGTTCTTGACGTCAGCAGCCGGGATTACGTTGAGCGTGATTTACTTTTGATGAAAGTCAAAGCGCCTGCGGGCAATGCTCGCAGCGAAGTGCGTGAACTGGTTGATATCTTCCGCGGTCGTATCGTCGACGTGGGACCGGACGAAATCATGGTCGAAATTAGCGGCCGCGAAAACAAGGTCCAAGCTTTCATCGAACGTATGCGACCCTACGGCATTAGCGAATTGGTCCGTACTGGTCGCATTGCCATGGTCCGTAGCGCATCGAGCGAACTAACGCGTGCCTCGGATAACGCGGCGTCGCGAGCTGCTTCCTAA
- the ilvC gene encoding ketol-acid reductoisomerase — MAATIYYENDADLSHLKGKTIAILGYGSQGHAQAQNLRDSGCNVVIGQREGSPNYDLAVSHGFKPMSIAEATKAADIVNVLLPDEVQGDIYANEIRDNMKPGDVLMCSHGFNIHFGQIVPTKGIDTLLIAPKGPGHLVRSEYEKGGGVPCLIALGDDASESTKQIGLAYAKGIGGTRGGVIETSFAEETETDLFGEQVVLCGGMSELVKAGFETLVEAGYQPEMAYFECMHELKLIVDLLYQGGLSYMRYSISNTAEYGDYVSGPRIITAETKAEMKKILTEIQTGEFARKWISENRAGAPFFKTTRRRERLHGVEQVGLGLRRMMTWIEEKEV, encoded by the coding sequence ATGGCTGCAACGATTTACTACGAAAACGACGCTGACCTTTCTCACCTCAAAGGCAAGACGATCGCCATCTTGGGTTACGGATCCCAAGGACACGCTCAAGCTCAAAACCTTCGCGACAGCGGCTGCAACGTCGTCATCGGACAACGCGAGGGCTCGCCCAACTACGACTTGGCTGTCTCACACGGCTTCAAGCCTATGTCGATCGCCGAAGCAACCAAGGCGGCGGACATCGTCAACGTTTTGCTTCCCGATGAAGTCCAAGGTGACATCTACGCGAACGAAATCCGAGACAACATGAAGCCTGGCGATGTGCTCATGTGCTCGCACGGTTTCAACATTCACTTCGGCCAAATTGTCCCCACCAAGGGCATCGACACACTGTTGATCGCTCCCAAAGGCCCCGGCCACTTGGTCCGTAGCGAGTACGAAAAGGGTGGTGGAGTTCCTTGCTTGATCGCTTTGGGCGACGACGCATCGGAAAGCACCAAGCAAATTGGCTTGGCATACGCTAAAGGCATCGGCGGTACTCGTGGTGGTGTGATCGAAACCTCGTTCGCCGAAGAAACCGAAACGGACCTGTTCGGCGAGCAAGTCGTTCTTTGCGGCGGCATGAGCGAGTTAGTTAAGGCTGGTTTCGAAACGCTTGTTGAAGCGGGCTACCAACCTGAAATGGCTTACTTCGAGTGCATGCACGAGCTGAAGCTGATCGTCGACCTGCTTTACCAAGGCGGTTTGAGCTACATGCGTTACAGCATCTCAAACACTGCCGAGTACGGCGATTACGTTAGCGGACCTCGAATCATCACGGCTGAAACTAAAGCCGAGATGAAGAAGATCCTTACCGAAATCCAAACTGGCGAATTTGCTCGCAAGTGGATTTCCGAAAACCGCGCCGGAGCGCCATTCTTCAAGACCACTCGTCGTCGCGAACGACTTCACGGTGTTGAGCAAGTTGGTCTTGGTCTGCGTCGCATGATGACCTGGATCGAAGAAAAGGAAGTTTGA
- a CDS encoding DUF4254 domain-containing protein has product MSASQAFPSVTQLTKLQIDAVERWHREPIDNPFSGSETSIEALVCQQHEFNYRLWHEEDTARSPSATDQEIAQVKRAIDKLNQARNDMIEKVDDAITAMIASAGVDAKDAPINTETSGSAIDRLSIMALRLYHYREQADREGIDAEQRQKVLDRIALCEQQHADLSKSLQQQLDDIFAGRRQHRTYRQMKMYNDPSLNPAIYGSK; this is encoded by the coding sequence ATGAGTGCTTCTCAAGCGTTTCCGTCGGTTACGCAACTTACAAAATTGCAAATCGATGCTGTCGAACGATGGCACCGAGAACCGATCGACAATCCTTTTTCGGGATCGGAAACGAGCATTGAAGCACTCGTATGCCAGCAACACGAGTTCAACTATCGGTTGTGGCATGAAGAAGATACCGCTCGCAGTCCGTCCGCAACGGACCAAGAGATCGCTCAAGTCAAACGGGCTATTGATAAACTCAATCAAGCCCGTAATGACATGATCGAAAAGGTGGATGACGCGATCACCGCGATGATCGCGTCGGCAGGTGTGGATGCGAAAGATGCGCCGATCAATACCGAAACCTCAGGTTCGGCAATCGATCGTTTGTCGATCATGGCGTTACGCTTATATCACTACCGCGAACAGGCGGATCGTGAAGGCATTGATGCAGAACAGCGTCAAAAGGTGCTTGACCGAATTGCATTGTGTGAACAACAGCACGCGGATCTATCAAAGTCGTTGCAGCAACAACTTGACGATATCTTCGCTGGTCGCCGCCAGCATCGGACCTATCGACAGATGAAGATGTACAACGATCCATCACTCAATCCGGCAATCTACGGTAGCAAGTAA
- a CDS encoding 3-keto-disaccharide hydrolase, producing the protein MLRRVSFSVAILAVCLAAPSYADEPNPRGALVNGDGPGWVMLDGDDFVRVNGDDKTLVWNGSLAIGSGKPIGVTRSVKQYKNFELLIEWQHKEFAGNSGVFVWVPESALNQLPPDELPNAGIEIQMLDHGYKAKYLRDGGKPPLFFSTNGDVFAVGESTMTPFEPLSPNGSRSFPSEDRSKGFGSWNHYYVRAINGEVRLWVNGAEVSGGRDCNPSEGYLCLESEGAPILFRNIRIRELP; encoded by the coding sequence ATGCTCCGACGCGTCAGTTTCTCCGTTGCCATACTCGCAGTTTGCTTAGCCGCACCAAGCTACGCTGACGAGCCCAACCCTCGCGGCGCACTCGTTAACGGCGATGGCCCCGGTTGGGTCATGCTTGATGGTGACGACTTTGTCCGCGTCAATGGCGATGACAAAACGCTCGTTTGGAACGGGTCATTGGCGATTGGCAGCGGAAAGCCCATCGGAGTGACGCGTTCGGTAAAGCAGTACAAGAATTTTGAACTGCTGATCGAGTGGCAACACAAAGAGTTCGCGGGTAACTCAGGCGTTTTCGTTTGGGTTCCTGAGTCTGCGCTGAACCAACTGCCACCCGACGAACTGCCCAACGCTGGTATTGAAATCCAGATGCTCGACCATGGCTATAAAGCCAAGTATTTAAGGGACGGCGGTAAGCCGCCTCTTTTCTTTTCCACCAACGGCGACGTGTTTGCGGTTGGCGAATCGACGATGACACCGTTTGAGCCACTTTCGCCCAATGGATCCCGCAGCTTTCCTAGTGAAGACCGAAGCAAAGGATTCGGAAGCTGGAACCACTACTACGTTCGCGCCATCAATGGTGAAGTGCGGTTGTGGGTTAACGGAGCGGAAGTATCAGGTGGTCGGGACTGCAACCCTAGCGAAGGCTACCTTTGCTTGGAAAGTGAAGGTGCGCCCATTCTGTTTCGCAATATACGAATTCGAGAGTTGCCGTAA